The sequence ATCCGCCGCATGCACCGCGGCCTGCCACGTGGAGTGCCCCCAGCCCGTGCGGGCCGGCCCGTGGCGGCCGTGGTACTCGTCATCCGTGTACATCGAGTCGTAGATGAGCAGGTCCGCGCCGCGAGCGAACTCGAACAGGGCCGGATCCAACGTGCTGCTGCCGTGCTCCACGTCCGTGGCGTACACCACCGAGCGGCCCTCGCAGTCCACCCGGTAGCCCAGGTTGCCGCCCGGGTGGTTCAGCTCCAGCATGCTCACCTTCGCCGGGCCGACCTCCAGCGTCTCCGCCGGTGACAAGTCCTTGTAGGTGAGCTGCGCCCGGAACACGCCCTCCGCCGTCACCGGGAAGTAGGGCTGCACCATCTGCCCGCTCAGAATCTGCTTCACCGTCTGCCCGTTCCGGGGCGAGCCGTACACCGTGAAGGCATTCGCCGGGACGAAGATGGGGCCGAAGAAGGGCAGCCCCTGCAGGTGGTCGTAGTGGTAGTGCGAGATGAAGATGGAGGCGCGCACCGGCTTGCGCTCCGCCAGCAGCGAATCCCCCAGGGCCCGCGCTCCCGAGCCCAGGTCGAAGATGAGCAGCTCGTCTCCGCAGCGGACTTCCACGCACGGCGTGTTGCCGCCATAGCGCTTCGTCTGCGGGCCGGGCGCGGGGATGGATCCGCGCACGCCCCAGAAGCGCACCTCCATGGGCACGCGGGATGACTTGCGCGCAACGGCGTTGCGCCGCCGCGCGGGCGGCTTCTCAGCCGGCTTGGGCTTCCGTGTCGTCGTCCTCGGCGAAGAGCTCAATCAGGTGCCCCGTACGCTCGCGCTTCGTCCTCAAATAGTCGACGTTATGCGGATTGTGCTCGGTACGGGAAGGGATTCGGCGACGGACGGGCACTCCCTCCTCCACCATGCCCGCAATCTTCAGCGGGTTGTTGGTGATGAGGTCCACCGAGCGGACGTCCAGGCTCCGGAGCATCTCCGCCGCGATGTCGTAGCTGCGCAGATCATCCGCGAAGCCCAGCTGCCTGTTGGCCTCGTAGGTATCCAGGCCCTTGGCCTGCAGGGCATACGCCTTGATCTTGTTCCCCAGGCCAATGCCCCGGCCCTCCTGGCGGAGGTACAGGACGACCCCCAGGCCTCCCTGGGTGATGAAGTCCAGCGCCCGGTCCAGCTGCTGCCGGCAGTCGCACTTGAGGCTGCCGAAGACTTCGCTCGTCAGGCACTCGGAGTGGATGCGCACCGGCACCCCCTCCATGCCCTTCACCTCTCCCACGACGAGGGCCACGTGCTCGCGGCCGTTGCGCTTGTCGCGGAAGACGATGGTCCTCAGGGTGCCGCGCGCCGTGGGGACGTCCGCCTCCGAGAACCGCTCCAGATGCTGCGTGGGCTTACGGGTCGGAAGGACCTGAGGTGAGCGAGTATCCGACATTTCGAATCGTCTCCGGGTGCAGGGCCCTGTTTGGAGCCCCCACGGTCGCAAGTCAAGGCAGCCTCGACGCTTTTCCACTCTGTCGGCCCTTTAGATGCACCAGACGGTCATCCGTTACTCAGGCCACCCAGGAGAGTGGAAGCAAATCCACGGGGTCCCCATGAGCCAGGCTTTTGGCCTCCTGGGGAAAATGCAGCAGATGCGTCGCCGCCGCCGCCGACCTCAGCACCCCTGAAGTCTGGGTGGCCAGGGGACGCGCCCACAGGCCGCCCTCCCTCCAGGCGGCCGTGACACGGACGAAATGGGCCAGCCCGGCGGGCTTGGACAGGCGGCCGTCCAGCCGCCCGGACACACGAGCGGGCTCCACGTCGGCGTGCCCGAGCAGCCGGCGCAGGGCGGGGCGGACGAACAGCTCGAAGGTCACCAGGGAGGAGGTGGGGTTGCCGGGCAGCCCGAAGAAGAGGGTGCCGCCGCGCCGGCCCACCACCAGCGGCTTGCCGGGCTTGATGGCTACGCGCCAGAAGTGCTGCTCCACGCCCAGGGCGGCCAGCACCTCTTTTACGTAGTCCTTCTCGCCCACGGACACGCCCGCGCTGGTGAGCACCACGTCGAAGCCGTCCACCCGCGACAGGGCCGCCTCCACCGAGTCGCGCGTGTCCCGGGCAATGCCCAGGAGCACCGGCAGGCCGCCCGCCCGCCGCACCGCCAGTGCGAGCGACGGGGCGTTGGTATCCACGATGCGGCCCTGGGGCGGCTCGTCGGCGCGGCAGAGCTCGTCGCCGGTGGAGAGGATGGCCACCCGGGGCGCGCGCGGCACCGGTGCGGACAGCCGCCCCTGGGCCCAGAGCAGCCCCAGCTCAGGGATGCCCAGCGGCGTGCCCCGGGGCAGCAGCACCTGGCCCTCCCGGGCGTCCTCACCTCGGGGGCGCACGAAGCCGCCGGGCTCCACGGCCTCCAGGATGTCCACCTGATCAGCCCCACCGTCGGGCACCGGGCGGGTGCGCTCGCGCATCACCACCGCGTCGGCGCCCGGGGGCAGGGGAGCTCCCGTCATGATTCGCGCGCACGTGCCGCGCTCCACCTCCCGCTTCGGCGTGGCGCCGGCGTAGAGGGTCTCTCCCACCGTGAGCCGCACCGGCAGCGGCCCCGCCAGGTCCGCGCTGCGCACCGCATAGCCGTCCATGGCCGAGTTGTCCCAGGGGGGCAGGGTGCGCTGTGCCGTCACGTCGTCGGCCAGGGTGCGGCCGAGGGCGTCTTCCAGGGGCACCCACTCGGCGGGCAGCGGGGTGGCCAGGGCCAGGACACGGGCGCGAGCCTCCTCGACCGGCAGCAATGTGGCGGCGTCGTTCATGCCCGGCTTATAGCCATGTGCGGGGCCCCTGGCTTGGACCCGCGACTCGGACAAAGTCCGTGAGAAAATCAAGTGTTAGTTTGACAGCCCCACTGATCACCATTACAAGCAATCGTGATTCGCGAGGCTTGCCTGCCCCCCTGGGTTGGCCCGCCAACCCGTTGAAAGGACACGGGAACTCTCAAGGAGACTGCGTCGATGGCCAAGCCCAAGTCCGGGGCCAAGAAGACGACTCCCGCTGGCAAGGCTGGCGCAAAGCCCGCTGCGAAGAAGGACAACACCGCCCGGCTGGATCTGATCAAGAACGCTTCCAAGCGCGTGGCGAAGGCTACGACGAAACTGGTGAAGGCTGTGCCGGAAGCGGCCAAGGTTGCCAAGGCCGCTGTGAAGAAGGCCGCGCTGCCGGAGAAGGCGCCCGAGGAGAAGGCTCCCAAGGCTGCTGCCGCCAAGGCGCCCGAGGAGAAGGCTCCCAAGGCCGCTGCCGCCAAGGCGCCCGCCGCGAAGAAGGCGGCGGCTCCTCCGGCCAAGACCGCCACTGCCGCCGCCAAGGCGCCCGCCGCGAAGGCCGCGGGTGGCAAGGCGTCCGGGAAGGCGGGGGGTGCCGCCTCGGCGCCCGTCGTGCCGGCCGCGGACCGTCCGCGCCCGCGCGCCACCAAGCTTCCGCCCCCGGGTGAGCCGCTCACCAAGCGCGAGATGGAGCAACTCCTCACCGCCGGCGAGGGCCGTGGCGTCACGGGCGAGGGCAGCCTCAAGGGCCGCCTCGTGCTCGTGAACGACATGCCCAACCTGGTGGTGGTGGGGCGCGACAAGCGCGAGCTGACCTTCCTCCTCCAGGGGCCGGATCAGGAGGTCCTCCCGGCCTACGTGGACCACAAGGTCTCCGTGAGCGGGCTGATCCGCAAGACGACCAACCACGGCGGCGTGGTGGACGTGCGCAAGTACTCGGCGAAGAAGCCGGAGGCCGAGGTGGTGGAGGTGGCTCCCGCCGAGACGGAGCCGCGCCTGCGCTACCTGTCGCCCGGCGAGGTCTCCATGGTGACGGCGGCCGGCATGGGCGCGGGCATCAAGGGCTTCGCCTCCATCCGCGGCAACCTCGAGATGACGGGCGAGGAGTTCGTCCTCGTGGTGTCCAACGGCGGCACGCGCCAGCAGGTGTCCTTCCTCATCGAGGGCAAGGCGGCCAGCAAGGGGCTGCGCAAGCACGTGGGCCACACGCTCCAGCTTCAGGGCGTGGTGGACAAGACGTCCGGCTGGGGCGGCCGCATCTCCGCGGAGACGGTGGAGCCGCGTCCCTCCGAGGCCCGCGCCGTGTCCCGCGACGAGATGGAGCTGGTCCACATCGAGGGCGAGGTGCCCACGTCCGTGGACGTGAAGCTCAACCACGGCCTCACCGTGCGGCTACCGGAGCAGCCCGGCTTCACGTGGGCGATTGAGCCCACGGTGGCCAAGCGCGTGGGCCTGCGTGAGGCCAACTTCGAGCCCGGTCCCAACGGGGGACCGGCCACCCGCGAGTTCTTCTTCACGCCCCGCAACCCGGGCACCTTCGAGGTGGAGTTCTTCCTGGCCAAGGCGCTGACGCCCGGTCAGGTGGACCGCTCCTTCAAGATCAACGTCACGGTCAAGCCCTGAGGGGCGTCGCCCGGAGCAGGCTCCGGGAGGCGGCCGGCCGCCGGGGGGTTCCCGTCCGGTCCATCCGGGCTTACCCGTTCCCGTAGCGGCCGAGCCGCGACCCTCAACGTGAGCCTCTCTCCAGACCAACTCAAGCAGATCCTCGCAGACGCCGACCACCCGCTGGGCATCAAGGAGCTCCTCCGGCTCGCCGGCCTGCACCCCGGGCAACAGACCGAGTTGAAGCGCGCGCTGCGCGAGCTCGTCCGCAAGGGGGCCATCCAGAAGGAAGGCAAGCGCTTCCTCCCCATGGAGGCCCCCGCTCCGGCGCGGCGCCCTGACGGCGGAGAGCAGGAGCTCCCGCCGAGCCCCTGGAGCCGAAAGGGCGCCGGGGCCGCGCCACAGGAAGGGCACGAGCAGCGTGCCCCCCGCGGTCCCCAGGGCCGCGAGCACCCGTCAGGCCAGGGCTTCCGGAGCCGCGAGCGTCCGGGCCGGGACTTCGGGGGCGGCCGCGAGCGCCGTGGCTTCGCCGGCAAGGACGCCGCCCGGGGTGGTGGCTTCCGGAGGCGCGGCGAGGAGCGCTTCGCTCCACGCGGGCGCGGCTTCGAGGGCGAGGACGTGCCCACGGTGGAGGGCATCCTCCACGTCCACCGCGACGGCTACGGCTTCGTGCACCCGGTGTCGGGCGAGGGGGAGAACATCTTCCTGCCGCCGGGCGAGGCGCAGCGGGCGCTCGACAATGACCGGGTGGTGGTGGAGGTCTCCGGCCGCCCCGGGCGCTTCGAGGGCCGGCTGGTGCGCGTGGTGGACCGCCGCCGCGAGCTGGCGGTGGGCACCTACGTGGAGCAGGGCCGCCACGCGGTGGTGTACCCCACGGACACGAGCCTGCCGGGCCCCATCCGCGTCCCCTTCACGCAGATGGCGCAGGAGGGCGACCTGGTGAAGGTGCGGCTCGGCGTGGGCGCGCACCTGTTGGATCCGGACCGGGGGCTCTTCGGCGAGGTGGCCGGCTCGCTCGGCAAGCCCGGAGAGCCGAGCGCCGAGGTGCTGGGCACCGCCTTCTCCCAGGGCTTCTCCGACGAGTTCCCGCCCGAGGCGATGGACGAGGCGGACCGCTACCAGGTGACGGTGACGGACGAGGAGGCGCGCGGGGAGAACCGGCGCGACCTGCGCGCCATGCCGCTCATCACCATCGACGGCGAGGACGCGCGCGACTTCGACGACGCCGTCTACACCGAGGCGCACGGGGACGGGTGGCGGCTGGTGGTGGCCATCGCCGACGTGTCCCACTACGTGCGGCGGGGCAGCGCGCTGGACGCGGAGGCGCTGCGGCGCGCTACGTCCGTGTACCTGCCGGACCGCGTGCTGCCCATGCTGCCGGAGCGGCTGAGCAACGGCATCTGCTCGCTGCGTCCCGACGAGGACCGGCTGTGCATGGTGGCGGACATGACGTTCGACCGCCACGGCCAGCGACGCTCGTACGAGCTGTACCCGGCGGTGATGCGCAGCGCCGCGCGGTGCACGTACAACGAGGTGCAGGACGTCCTCGACGGCAAGGACGTGCCGCACCGCAATGCCTTCAAGCCGCACTTCGAGCAGCTGATGGCGCTGGCGCGCGCGCTGATGAAGATGCGCAAGGAGCGCGGCGCCATCGACTTCGACCTGCCCGAGCACAAGGTGGTGCTGGGCAAGGACGGCCTGCCGCTGCGCATGGACAAGCGCGAGCGGAAGGACAGTCACCGCCTGATTGAGGAGTGCATGCTCGCCGCCAACGAGGCGGTGGCGCGCTTCTTCCAGGACGAGGGCCTGCCCACGGTGTACCGGTTCCACGGCGAGCCGGACCCGGAGAAGCTGGCCACGTTCGCCTCGCTGGCGGAGGCGTATGGCTTCAAGCTGCGCTTCGAGGACGGCGTGTCCTCGAAGGAGCTGGACGCATTCGTCAGCCAGCTCTCGGGCCACCCGGAGCAGCGGGCGCTGAACCAGCTGTTGCTGCGCTCCATGATGCAGGCCGTCTACACGGCGTCGAAAGTGGGGCACTACGGCCTGGCGGCGGAGCACTACCTGCACTTCACCTCGCCGATTCGGCGCTACCCGGACCTGCTGGTGCACCGGCTGCTGAAGGCGCACTGGGCGCGGCACGGGAAGAAGCCCTCGGAGGGCATGCTGGAGCGCGAGGAGGCCCAGCTCGAGGACATGGCCATGCAGTGCTCCGAGCGCGAGCGCGCGGCCATGCAGGTGGAGCGCGAGGTGGTGTCCTTCTACGCGTGCCTGCTGATGAAGGACCACGTGGGCGAGGAGTTCGCCGCGACAGTGGCCGCGATTACGGACTTCGGCTTCTTCGTCGAGCTGGACGTGGAGCACGTGGAAGGGCTGGTGAAGGCGGAGACGCTGGGCCCGGGCGCGAAGCTGGACAAGCAGACGCACGCGCTGGTGTACGCCCACGGGCGCCGCGTGCGCGTGGGGCAGAAGCTGCGCGTGCGGCTCCAGTCCGTGAATGTGACGGCGCGGAAGATGGACTTCGAGGCGCTCCAGTTCGAGGGCGAGGCGGTGCTGGCCCGTGTCGAGAGGGCCGGTCCGCACCGTCGCCGCGAGTGGGAGGCCGAGGCGCCGAGAGGCCACGGCCGCGAGCGGGCAGGGCGTCCAGGCCGCCGGGAGCGCGAGGCCGCAGCGGCGGGCGGGCAGCAGGGCCGCCGCGAGGAGCCGCCCCACGCGGGACCGCGTGGACGCTTCGTGCGAGAGGGCCGTCGCGAGGAGGCCGCGCCGACGCGTGCGGGGTCTCGCTTCCAGCGCACGTCGAGGGAGGCGGAGCCGCAGCAGCCCGTTGCGTCCACCGGGCCGACGAAGGGGCCGAAGCGGAGGATGTTCGTGCGGCCGGAGGTCCCCGCGTCGGAGGCCGAGGCGCTTCCGCAGACGCCAGGAGCTCCCGAGGCCGGAGGCGAGCCCCAGGGGCTGCCCTCGGCGCAGCCATGGGAGGCCGCGGGCGAGGAGGCCGCGAGGTCTCCGCATCCGGGCTTCGACCGCATCCGGGCGCTGGCATCGCAGCGCAAGGGAGGCGGCAGGGGAGACACGCGTGGCGCGGCCCATCCCAGGCACGGCGGGAACAAGCCCAACCGGGAATGGCAGACCGGCTCCGGTCCTCGATTCCCCGCGCCCAGGCCCAGGCCCGAGACGCAGGAGTCCTTCGTCGACGTCCTCGAGGCGCGGCCCGAGGCGCAGGAGATGCCCGGAGCGCTTCCTGATGTCTCCATGAAGCCCGTGGCCGAGACGGGTACGCCCGCGCGTGTAGAGGCTGAGACTGGCCCTGCTGTTGCCGCGCGGCCCGCCGCCGAGGCCCGTCCTCCCGCGCCCGTCGAGCACGCGGCTCCGGAGCGTGTGCCTACCGAGCCCGAGCAGGTGAGCGCGGCACGCGAGGCAGGGCCCATGGAGCCTGTTGCCGCCCCCGCTCGAGGTGCGAAGCGCAAGGCCGCGAGCAAGAAGGCAGCGGCGAAGAAGCGCGCGCCAACGAAGAAGAAGGCCGCAGCCAAGGTCGCCAAGAAGGCCCCGAAGAAGAAGGCGGCGAAACCGGCGCGGGGAGCGAAGGGCTCGAAGCCCGCGAAGTCCCGCGCAGCGAAGAGCGCGAAGCCGCGCGCCCCCGCGAAGACGAAGTCACCGGGGCGCAAGAAACGCTGATGTTCTCTGCGAGCCGCAGGCGTTCTCCACCTGCGGCTCGGGCGTCATCCGTGAGTCACCAGGGCGCACGAAGCGCTGATGTTCTCCGCGACGTGCAGGCATTCTCCACCTGCGGCACGGACGTCCTGCGCGAGCCGCAGGTGGCCTCCACCCGTCTCAGTGGATGAAGTCGGCGAGCCGCGTCTGGACGAACGCGCCGACGAGCCCCAGCAGCATCACCATCCCCAGTGCCCATCCGAGCCGCAGCGTCAGCGGGCGCTGCTCGGACACGCGGGCCACGAGCACGAAGTTGACGCCGGCGCTCGCGAGCGACGCGATGATGGCGCCCACTCCGGCGATGGTCGGCGACAGCAGTCCATGTGCACACAGCGAGGCCGCGGACGCCACCGCCGAGGCGCTGGACACCAGGCCCCCCAGTGCGCTCACCGCGTAGAAGCCCGCGTGTCCCAGCAGGCTCTGTCCCGCCGTACCCACCACCTGGAACAGCAGGAGGAAGGCCCCGAACTTGAGCGCCGACTGGAGCGAAAAAGGGCTCTGCAGCGGCAGCGAGGGCGCCTCGGGCCCCGGCGCGTCGGGCCGCCGAGTGCGCACCAGCGCCAGCCCGACGCTCGACAACAGGATGAGCGCGAGCGGCACCGCCGAGTTCACCAGCGCCCGGTACGACAAGAGCCCGAGCAGCACCGCGTTGCGAAGCGCCATGGCGGCAGTAGCCAGCATCACCCCACGGTAGGCCACGTCCTGCAGCCGGCCATCCGTCTCGCGCACGCGGTTGGACAGCTCCGTCACGGTGACGGTGCTGTTGACGAGCCCGCCCAGGAAGCCGGTGACCTCCACGCCGCGCGTGCCGAAGAGCTTGAGCAGCAGGTAGTTCACGAAGCCCATCGCCGCGATGAGGATGACCGTCACCCAGGCAGCCCGGGGCGCGATGAGGCCCCACGGGTCCACGGGTGAGGCCGGCAGCACCGGGTAGATGGCGAACGCGAGGATGGCCAGCAGGATGGCGGAGCGCAGCTCCTCGGCGGTGATCTGATGGCTGAAGCCCGCGAGCCGCTCCTTCCACGTAAGCAACCCCGCGCTGGTGACGGCCACGGCAGCGGGAGTCACCACATGCCCCAGTCCGCACAACACACCCGTGAAGCCCGTCACCAACAGGGCCGCGGACGTGGTGAGCTCGGCGCCCTGGTTCGCTCGCAGGGACTGCCAGTTCAGGAAGCACACCAGGACGCCCAGCAGCAACACGGCGGCGATGGCGAACTGCGGGCCCAGCAACCCACCCAGTCCTCCGAGCAGCGACGCGAAGCCGAACGTGCGCAGGCCCGCCTCCTTGCCGCGCCACTCACGCTCCAGTCCCACGAACAGCCCCACCGCCAGGGCGAGCATCAACCGCATCAGGGTCTGCAGCGGAGGCCATGCAACGGCCGGAGGAATGCCTTCCAAGTGATTGACCTGCCTTCCCGGTTGGAGGGGTGAAAGCGCGAGTGCTCAGGTGGTTTCGCGGGGAACGTCGCGCGCCGAGCCGCTGACGGAATACAGCCTCCGCCAGCCGCGCTCGCGCAGCAGCCGCTGCATGGGCTCGCGCAGGGCCGCACGGAGTTGCCGCTCCTCGTCCGGCGTGGCGCTCGCGCGGACGGGCAGGCTCCAGGACACGCCGTCGCTCGTGCCCACCGCGGGGGCCTCACCCGGCAGCACCAGCCGCACGACGAGTGGAGGCAGTCCATCCGGCTCGGGCTTCAGGGCAGTGTCACCGGAGACAGCGCGTGCCCGTTCCGGAGACGCGAGCTGGTTGAAGAGGGACACGGCCAGCTCCGCCACCTGCGGCTGCGAGCACTGGAAGATGAGCGTCCATGTGCGGGCCGGCTTCGAGGTCGGCGCCTGCAACCAGCGGAACAGGCACACCGCGAGCGTCGCGCCGAGCATCTGCGCGGCGACGAACGACTCCACGTCCATCGGGTGCACGGCGCTGGCTCGGGTGCTCACCGCACGAGCGAGAATGAGCGCGGGATTGGCCAACGAGCGCGAGTCGGTGAACCACACCGTGGCGGCCACATAGCCGGCCACGGCGAGCGGAATGGCGGAAGGCCGGCTGCGCACACAGCCCCGGACGATGACGAGCAGGCCAAAGGTGGCGACCAGCTCCGTGAGGAACTGCCCCCAACTGGCCGAGGGCATCCGCGTGGAGATGAGCACCGGCTCGCCGCACATGACGTGCGCGACGAGTCGCCCCACCAGCCCGCCACCGAGCTGGGCCAGCACATAGCGGGGCACATCGCCCCAGGGCGTCCCGTCCTCGAGCGCATCCGCGAAGGTGAGGGCGGGATTGAAGTGCGCACCGGAGAGCGGCTGGAGCACCAGCGTGAGGCATGCCAGCACCGCGCCGGCCGCGAGGGACATGAAGAGCCGCCCGTCGGTGGCGCTCACTCCCAGGTGGTCGGCGCCATGGTGGGCGCCTTCGAGGGCCACCACGAGCAGCCCGCAGCCGAGCGCTTCGACCACCATTCGCCGAGGCCGGTTCAGGCGCTCTGCGGCGGGAGACACGGAGGATTGGGACACAGCCGTCATCGCATGGCCCTCCACCAGGAGGCGGAGCCACGCGCGGTGGGACGGCCACCGTGAGTGCTCCGCCGTTCCGTGCGGGCCCTTGGGAGTGTCCGGCTCCACCACCGCACGTGGATCGCACACCCTACGCATCAGCGGCGCATCCGTCAAAGGCAGGCGGCCCACTGCGTGCCCGGGGCTAATCCTCGGGTCGATTCCGCCTGTTGGCGGGGCGACGTGCCGTCACCGTCAGGCGGCTCGCCGGAACGGCTCCAGCCGCGCCCCCTGCTTGGACCATGCCCGCCTGCGTTCAGTCGCAGGCACGGGCTTCGACCGCGCCCCTGCTCGGACCATGCCCGCCTGCGGCCAGTCGCAGGCACGGGCTTCGACCGCGCCCCTGCTCGGACCGTGCGCTCCTGCGTTCAGTCAAGAGGGCCCGCTTCCCACGCAGGCGCGAGGAGCCAGCGCGGCTATGCTTCCGGGCCAACCGCAAGGAGGCAGCGCGTGGGATTCGTCCGGCTTTTGGGAGTGATGCTCGCCGTCGCGGGAGGCGTGATGCTGTGGACGGGCCTGCGCGCGCGGGACTCGATGGCGGAGCGGGTCACCGAGGCCTTCACCGGCCGCAACACCGAGAGCACCACGCTGTACCTCGCGGGCGGCGGCGCGGCGCTGGCCGGTGGAGTCCTGCTGGTGCTCTTCGGCGAAGGCGGCGGTCGGCGCCGACGGTAGTGCCACGACGGCAACCGCGTGGCCTCACTCGGGCGTGAGCGAAGCACCACCACCAGAGTACCGAGCTGGCACTCCCGGACGCGGGCAGAGCCTGGGTCTTGTGCGGCGCGCGGAGCACTTGTCA comes from Pyxidicoccus parkwaysis and encodes:
- a CDS encoding MBL fold metallo-hydrolase, producing the protein MPMEVRFWGVRGSIPAPGPQTKRYGGNTPCVEVRCGDELLIFDLGSGARALGDSLLAERKPVRASIFISHYHYDHLQGLPFFGPIFVPANAFTVYGSPRNGQTVKQILSGQMVQPYFPVTAEGVFRAQLTYKDLSPAETLEVGPAKVSMLELNHPGGNLGYRVDCEGRSVVYATDVEHGSSTLDPALFEFARGADLLIYDSMYTDDEYHGRHGPARTGWGHSTWQAAVHAADEAEVKTLVLFHHDPGRDDAAMDKLLRQVRKHRPEAIAAQESMVLKL
- the ribA gene encoding GTP cyclohydrolase II, producing the protein MSDTRSPQVLPTRKPTQHLERFSEADVPTARGTLRTIVFRDKRNGREHVALVVGEVKGMEGVPVRIHSECLTSEVFGSLKCDCRQQLDRALDFITQGGLGVVLYLRQEGRGIGLGNKIKAYALQAKGLDTYEANRQLGFADDLRSYDIAAEMLRSLDVRSVDLITNNPLKIAGMVEEGVPVRRRIPSRTEHNPHNVDYLRTKRERTGHLIELFAEDDDTEAQAG
- a CDS encoding molybdopterin molybdotransferase MoeA; this encodes MNDAATLLPVEEARARVLALATPLPAEWVPLEDALGRTLADDVTAQRTLPPWDNSAMDGYAVRSADLAGPLPVRLTVGETLYAGATPKREVERGTCARIMTGAPLPPGADAVVMRERTRPVPDGGADQVDILEAVEPGGFVRPRGEDAREGQVLLPRGTPLGIPELGLLWAQGRLSAPVPRAPRVAILSTGDELCRADEPPQGRIVDTNAPSLALAVRRAGGLPVLLGIARDTRDSVEAALSRVDGFDVVLTSAGVSVGEKDYVKEVLAALGVEQHFWRVAIKPGKPLVVGRRGGTLFFGLPGNPTSSLVTFELFVRPALRRLLGHADVEPARVSGRLDGRLSKPAGLAHFVRVTAAWREGGLWARPLATQTSGVLRSAAAATHLLHFPQEAKSLAHGDPVDLLPLSWVA
- a CDS encoding protease inhibitor I42 family protein: MAKPKSGAKKTTPAGKAGAKPAAKKDNTARLDLIKNASKRVAKATTKLVKAVPEAAKVAKAAVKKAALPEKAPEEKAPKAAAAKAPEEKAPKAAAAKAPAAKKAAAPPAKTATAAAKAPAAKAAGGKASGKAGGAASAPVVPAADRPRPRATKLPPPGEPLTKREMEQLLTAGEGRGVTGEGSLKGRLVLVNDMPNLVVVGRDKRELTFLLQGPDQEVLPAYVDHKVSVSGLIRKTTNHGGVVDVRKYSAKKPEAEVVEVAPAETEPRLRYLSPGEVSMVTAAGMGAGIKGFASIRGNLEMTGEEFVLVVSNGGTRQQVSFLIEGKAASKGLRKHVGHTLQLQGVVDKTSGWGGRISAETVEPRPSEARAVSRDEMELVHIEGEVPTSVDVKLNHGLTVRLPEQPGFTWAIEPTVAKRVGLREANFEPGPNGGPATREFFFTPRNPGTFEVEFFLAKALTPGQVDRSFKINVTVKP
- the rnr gene encoding ribonuclease R; amino-acid sequence: MSLSPDQLKQILADADHPLGIKELLRLAGLHPGQQTELKRALRELVRKGAIQKEGKRFLPMEAPAPARRPDGGEQELPPSPWSRKGAGAAPQEGHEQRAPRGPQGREHPSGQGFRSRERPGRDFGGGRERRGFAGKDAARGGGFRRRGEERFAPRGRGFEGEDVPTVEGILHVHRDGYGFVHPVSGEGENIFLPPGEAQRALDNDRVVVEVSGRPGRFEGRLVRVVDRRRELAVGTYVEQGRHAVVYPTDTSLPGPIRVPFTQMAQEGDLVKVRLGVGAHLLDPDRGLFGEVAGSLGKPGEPSAEVLGTAFSQGFSDEFPPEAMDEADRYQVTVTDEEARGENRRDLRAMPLITIDGEDARDFDDAVYTEAHGDGWRLVVAIADVSHYVRRGSALDAEALRRATSVYLPDRVLPMLPERLSNGICSLRPDEDRLCMVADMTFDRHGQRRSYELYPAVMRSAARCTYNEVQDVLDGKDVPHRNAFKPHFEQLMALARALMKMRKERGAIDFDLPEHKVVLGKDGLPLRMDKRERKDSHRLIEECMLAANEAVARFFQDEGLPTVYRFHGEPDPEKLATFASLAEAYGFKLRFEDGVSSKELDAFVSQLSGHPEQRALNQLLLRSMMQAVYTASKVGHYGLAAEHYLHFTSPIRRYPDLLVHRLLKAHWARHGKKPSEGMLEREEAQLEDMAMQCSERERAAMQVEREVVSFYACLLMKDHVGEEFAATVAAITDFGFFVELDVEHVEGLVKAETLGPGAKLDKQTHALVYAHGRRVRVGQKLRVRLQSVNVTARKMDFEALQFEGEAVLARVERAGPHRRREWEAEAPRGHGRERAGRPGRREREAAAAGGQQGRREEPPHAGPRGRFVREGRREEAAPTRAGSRFQRTSREAEPQQPVASTGPTKGPKRRMFVRPEVPASEAEALPQTPGAPEAGGEPQGLPSAQPWEAAGEEAARSPHPGFDRIRALASQRKGGGRGDTRGAAHPRHGGNKPNREWQTGSGPRFPAPRPRPETQESFVDVLEARPEAQEMPGALPDVSMKPVAETGTPARVEAETGPAVAARPAAEARPPAPVEHAAPERVPTEPEQVSAAREAGPMEPVAAPARGAKRKAASKKAAAKKRAPTKKKAAAKVAKKAPKKKAAKPARGAKGSKPAKSRAAKSAKPRAPAKTKSPGRKKR
- a CDS encoding MgtC/SapB family protein, translating into MRLMLALAVGLFVGLEREWRGKEAGLRTFGFASLLGGLGGLLGPQFAIAAVLLLGVLVCFLNWQSLRANQGAELTTSAALLVTGFTGVLCGLGHVVTPAAVAVTSAGLLTWKERLAGFSHQITAEELRSAILLAILAFAIYPVLPASPVDPWGLIAPRAAWVTVILIAAMGFVNYLLLKLFGTRGVEVTGFLGGLVNSTVTVTELSNRVRETDGRLQDVAYRGVMLATAAMALRNAVLLGLLSYRALVNSAVPLALILLSSVGLALVRTRRPDAPGPEAPSLPLQSPFSLQSALKFGAFLLLFQVVGTAGQSLLGHAGFYAVSALGGLVSSASAVASAASLCAHGLLSPTIAGVGAIIASLASAGVNFVLVARVSEQRPLTLRLGWALGMVMLLGLVGAFVQTRLADFIH
- a CDS encoding aquaporin — protein: MTAVSQSSVSPAAERLNRPRRMVVEALGCGLLVVALEGAHHGADHLGVSATDGRLFMSLAAGAVLACLTLVLQPLSGAHFNPALTFADALEDGTPWGDVPRYVLAQLGGGLVGRLVAHVMCGEPVLISTRMPSASWGQFLTELVATFGLLVIVRGCVRSRPSAIPLAVAGYVAATVWFTDSRSLANPALILARAVSTRASAVHPMDVESFVAAQMLGATLAVCLFRWLQAPTSKPARTWTLIFQCSQPQVAELAVSLFNQLASPERARAVSGDTALKPEPDGLPPLVVRLVLPGEAPAVGTSDGVSWSLPVRASATPDEERQLRAALREPMQRLLRERGWRRLYSVSGSARDVPRETT
- a CDS encoding DUF3185 family protein — translated: MGFVRLLGVMLAVAGGVMLWTGLRARDSMAERVTEAFTGRNTESTTLYLAGGGAALAGGVLLVLFGEGGGRRRR